In a single window of the Streptomyces sp. NBC_00285 genome:
- a CDS encoding ABC transporter permease yields MATRRLIAVVVLVPLLAALALWAFAWPAARTAPRDLPLGVAGPAAATAQVEKQLRNHEGAFEIHRYADEAAARTAIEDRTVYGAVVVTAQGPELLTASAASPVVAQLLQQAVAQQTAASGTAPRTVDVVPAPASDPRGAALSSSVLPLALAGIVAGAVVTVLGLRGLRAVAGLTLSAALVGVIAAALADSWLGALGGNWWAEAGTLALATLAVSAAVAGLAALIGHAGIGAVAFLVMFLGNPFSGASSAPQLLPEPVGTIGQWLPPGASATLLRSVTFFDGAAATGPALALTSWAVLGLGAVTLGSALKTRAKSTESTAAEPELTAVG; encoded by the coding sequence ATGGCCACCCGCCGCCTGATCGCGGTCGTCGTCCTCGTGCCGCTGCTCGCCGCCCTGGCGCTGTGGGCCTTCGCCTGGCCCGCCGCCCGCACCGCACCCCGCGACCTGCCGCTCGGCGTGGCCGGGCCTGCCGCCGCGACCGCACAGGTGGAGAAACAGCTCCGGAACCACGAGGGCGCCTTCGAGATCCACCGCTACGCCGACGAGGCCGCCGCCCGGACCGCGATCGAGGACCGGACCGTATACGGAGCGGTCGTGGTCACCGCACAGGGGCCCGAACTGCTGACCGCCTCGGCCGCGAGCCCGGTCGTCGCCCAACTCCTCCAGCAGGCAGTGGCCCAGCAGACCGCGGCGAGCGGCACCGCGCCGAGGACCGTGGACGTCGTCCCCGCCCCCGCATCCGACCCGAGGGGTGCGGCCCTGAGCTCGTCCGTGCTGCCCCTCGCCCTGGCCGGCATCGTCGCGGGCGCCGTCGTGACCGTGCTCGGGCTGCGAGGACTTCGCGCCGTGGCCGGGCTCACCCTCAGCGCCGCCCTGGTGGGCGTGATCGCGGCCGCACTGGCGGACAGCTGGCTCGGCGCCCTGGGCGGCAACTGGTGGGCCGAGGCGGGGACGCTCGCGCTGGCGACCCTGGCGGTGAGCGCGGCCGTCGCGGGACTCGCCGCCCTCATCGGACACGCGGGGATCGGCGCCGTCGCGTTCCTGGTGATGTTCCTCGGCAACCCGTTCTCGGGCGCCTCCTCGGCCCCGCAACTGCTGCCGGAGCCGGTCGGCACGATCGGTCAGTGGCTGCCGCCGGGTGCGAGCGCGACGCTGCTGCGCTCGGTGACGTTCTTCGACGGCGCGGCGGCGACCGGCCCCGCCCTGGCACTCACCTCGTGGGCCGTACTGGGCCTCGGCGCCGTCACGCTCGGCAGCGCGCTGAAGACGCGGGCGAAGAGCACCGAATCCACCGCCGCGGAGCCCGAACTCACCGCCGTCGGCTGA
- a CDS encoding urease subunit alpha, producing MPEISRAAYADLFGPTTGDRIRLADTDLIVEVEEDRSGGPGLAGDEAVFGGGKVIRESMGQSRATRAEGTPDTVITGAVIVDHWGIVKADVGIRDGRITGIGKAGNPDTMDGVHPDLVIGPETEIIAGNGRILTAGAVDAHVHFICPQIADEALASGVTTIVGGGTGPAEGSKATTVTPGPWHLARMMEAMEAYPLNIGFLGKGNTVSHEAMLSQIRGGALGLKLHEDWGSTPAVIDASLTVAERTGVQVAIHTDTLNEAGFVGDTLAAIAGRGIHAYHTEGAGGGHAPDIMTVVSQPHVLPSSTNPTRPYTVNTAEEHLDMLMVCHHLNSAVPEDLAFAESRIRPTTIGAEDILHDLGAISIISSDAQAMGRVGEVIMRTWQTAHVMKRRRGALPGDGRADNHRVRRYVAKYTINPAIAQGLSHEVGSVETGKLADLVLWQPAFFGVKPHLVIKGGQIAYAQMGDANASIPTPQPILPRPMFGAIGRAPASNSFNFVAPLAIDDGLPERLQLGKRFVAIESTRGVTKADMRENDARPDVRVDPDSFAVHIDGELVEATPAAELPLAQRYFLF from the coding sequence ATGCCTGAGATCTCCCGCGCCGCGTACGCCGACCTGTTCGGCCCCACCACCGGCGACCGCATCCGGCTCGCCGACACGGACCTGATCGTCGAGGTCGAGGAGGACAGATCCGGCGGCCCCGGGCTCGCCGGTGACGAGGCCGTCTTCGGCGGCGGCAAGGTCATCCGCGAGTCGATGGGCCAGTCGCGCGCCACACGCGCCGAAGGCACCCCGGACACCGTCATCACGGGCGCGGTCATCGTCGACCACTGGGGCATCGTCAAGGCCGACGTCGGCATCCGCGACGGCCGGATCACCGGCATCGGCAAGGCGGGCAACCCCGACACCATGGACGGTGTCCACCCCGACCTCGTGATCGGCCCCGAGACCGAGATCATCGCGGGCAACGGGCGGATCCTGACCGCGGGCGCCGTCGACGCGCACGTCCACTTCATCTGCCCGCAGATCGCCGACGAGGCGCTGGCGTCCGGGGTGACCACGATCGTCGGCGGCGGCACCGGACCGGCGGAGGGCTCGAAGGCCACCACCGTCACGCCCGGCCCCTGGCACCTCGCCCGGATGATGGAGGCGATGGAGGCGTACCCACTCAACATCGGCTTCCTCGGCAAGGGCAACACCGTCTCCCACGAGGCGATGCTGTCGCAGATCCGCGGCGGCGCGCTCGGCCTGAAACTGCACGAGGACTGGGGCTCGACCCCCGCGGTCATCGACGCCTCGCTGACCGTCGCCGAGCGGACCGGCGTCCAGGTCGCCATCCACACGGACACCCTCAACGAGGCCGGGTTCGTCGGCGACACCCTCGCCGCGATCGCCGGGCGGGGCATCCACGCCTACCACACCGAGGGTGCGGGCGGCGGGCACGCGCCGGACATCATGACCGTGGTCTCGCAGCCGCACGTGCTGCCCAGCTCGACCAACCCGACCCGCCCCTACACCGTCAACACCGCCGAGGAACACCTCGACATGCTGATGGTGTGCCACCATCTCAACTCCGCGGTGCCGGAGGACCTCGCCTTCGCCGAGTCCCGCATCCGGCCCACCACGATCGGCGCCGAGGACATCCTGCACGACCTCGGAGCCATCTCGATCATCTCCTCCGACGCCCAGGCCATGGGACGCGTCGGCGAGGTCATCATGCGGACCTGGCAGACCGCCCACGTCATGAAGCGGCGCCGGGGTGCGCTGCCGGGTGACGGGCGGGCGGACAACCATCGGGTACGGCGCTATGTCGCCAAGTACACGATCAACCCCGCCATCGCCCAGGGACTCTCCCACGAGGTCGGCTCCGTCGAGACCGGCAAGCTCGCGGACCTCGTGCTGTGGCAGCCCGCCTTCTTCGGGGTGAAGCCGCATCTCGTCATCAAGGGCGGGCAGATCGCGTACGCGCAGATGGGCGACGCCAACGCGTCCATCCCGACACCGCAGCCGATCCTTCCGCGGCCGATGTTCGGGGCGATCGGACGGGCCCCCGCCTCGAACTCCTTCAACTTCGTGGCGCCCCTGGCCATCGACGACGGGCTGCCCGAGCGGCTTCAGCTGGGTAAACGATTCGTCGCGATCGAGTCGACGCGCGGGGTCACCAAGGCCGACATGCGGGAGAACGACGCGCGGCCCGACGTGCGGGTCGACCCCGACAGCTTCGCCGTGCACATCGACGGTGAACTGGTGGAAGCCACCCCGGCGGCCGAACTGCCCCTGGCCCAGCGTTACTTCCTCTTCTGA
- a CDS encoding helix-turn-helix domain-containing protein yields the protein MQYGPAVRRRKLGAELRALRTTAALTSGEAARLVGWHQSKVSRIETGASGVKPADVRLLLDAYGVLDKDLRELLLVLAGSDEGGGRHHWWHAYRGVLPPTYRDFISLESQASAMRTLETSVVPGLLQTPEYARAVTWASVGGLDDERLDTLVEVRLARQDVLRGEPPLELSAVLDEAVLRREVGGPEVMARQLKRLVEAAQLPQVRLQVLPFTAGAHVGITGPFVIFSFSRTSDLDVVVLDHLTSSLYLERKEDLQAYTEAFNTLQSHALSPEDSLDHIAGIGDGV from the coding sequence ATGCAGTACGGTCCTGCGGTGCGCCGCCGGAAACTGGGCGCCGAACTGCGTGCGTTACGCACGACCGCGGCGCTCACCAGCGGTGAGGCGGCCCGGCTCGTGGGCTGGCACCAGTCGAAGGTGAGCCGTATCGAGACCGGCGCCAGCGGGGTGAAACCGGCCGATGTGCGGTTACTCCTGGATGCCTACGGCGTACTGGACAAGGATCTGCGGGAGCTGCTCCTGGTGCTGGCCGGCTCCGACGAGGGCGGCGGCCGGCACCACTGGTGGCATGCGTACCGAGGTGTCCTGCCGCCGACCTACCGGGACTTCATCAGTCTGGAGTCCCAGGCGAGCGCGATGCGCACCCTGGAGACCTCGGTCGTGCCCGGACTGCTCCAGACCCCCGAGTACGCCCGCGCGGTGACCTGGGCCTCGGTCGGCGGCCTCGACGACGAACGTCTCGACACGCTGGTCGAGGTGCGGCTGGCCCGGCAGGACGTGCTGCGCGGTGAGCCGCCGCTGGAGTTGAGCGCGGTCCTGGACGAGGCGGTGCTGCGGCGGGAGGTCGGCGGCCCCGAGGTGATGGCCCGTCAGTTGAAGAGACTTGTGGAGGCGGCACAACTGCCTCAAGTGCGCCTACAGGTACTGCCGTTCACGGCCGGGGCGCATGTGGGTATCACCGGGCCTTTCGTAATCTTCTCATTTTCGCGCACATCTGATCTGGACGTGGTTGTTCTCGACCACTTGACGAGTAGCCTCTACCTCGAGCGGAAAGAAGACCTCCAGGCCTACACCGAGGCCTTCAACACCCTTCAGTCCCACGCCCTTTCACCCGAGGACTCGTTGGATCACATCGCCGGGATAGGTGACGGCGTGTAA
- a CDS encoding urease accessory protein UreF: protein MSRAALLVLADGRFPAGGHAHSGGAEAAVKAGRITGAASLESFCRGRLHTAGLVSAAFAAAAVLGFPPAELDAAADARTPSPALRVAARKLGRQLMRAARATWPSDELDAVAREFPKGAHQPVVLGLAARAAGLEALDAAHCAAYESVSGPASAAVRLLSLDPFDATGALARLAPELDLVADRAVEAARRAVAGAGVDALPSASAPLLEIGAEAHAAWPVRLFAS, encoded by the coding sequence ATGTCACGGGCCGCACTTCTCGTCCTGGCCGACGGCCGGTTTCCCGCCGGAGGGCACGCGCACTCCGGCGGGGCCGAGGCGGCGGTCAAGGCGGGGCGGATCACCGGGGCGGCGAGTCTGGAGTCCTTCTGCCGGGGGCGGCTGCACACGGCGGGCCTGGTGTCGGCCGCGTTCGCCGCCGCGGCCGTGCTGGGGTTCCCTCCCGCGGAGCTGGACGCGGCCGCGGACGCCCGCACGCCGTCGCCCGCCCTGCGGGTCGCCGCGCGAAAGCTGGGCCGGCAGCTGATGAGGGCCGCTCGGGCGACCTGGCCCTCGGACGAACTCGACGCGGTGGCCCGGGAGTTCCCCAAGGGCGCCCATCAGCCGGTCGTGCTGGGACTCGCTGCGCGGGCGGCGGGACTGGAGGCCCTGGACGCGGCCCACTGCGCGGCGTACGAGAGCGTGAGCGGGCCCGCGTCCGCGGCGGTGCGGTTGCTGAGCCTCGACCCGTTCGACGCGACGGGAGCGCTGGCGCGGCTGGCGCCGGAGCTGGACCTCGTCGCGGATCGGGCGGTGGAGGCGGCCCGGCGGGCCGTCGCCGGCGCGGGCGTCGATGCGTTGCCTTCGGCTTCCGCGCCCCTGCTGGAGATCGGGGCGGAGGCGCATGCGGCATGGCCGGTACGGCTGTTCGCGTCGTGA
- a CDS encoding ATP-binding protein produces MADHLEASVTLPSEPASVSAARTYVLNTLAEWGLPPATDIAETVRLIVSELATNAVQHTFGQSPTFTVDIELDRDEHLRIGVTDSHPRFPKRLPAAVQQDNGRGMVIIRWLAAEYGGKLRVRPTREGGKTVSIELPWTVPAQPVTAAGQQEP; encoded by the coding sequence ATGGCAGACCACCTGGAAGCATCCGTCACTCTGCCGAGCGAACCCGCCTCGGTCTCCGCGGCCCGCACCTATGTCCTGAACACACTCGCGGAGTGGGGGCTGCCACCGGCCACCGACATCGCCGAGACCGTCCGGCTCATCGTCTCCGAACTCGCCACCAATGCCGTACAGCACACGTTCGGTCAGTCACCCACCTTCACGGTGGACATCGAGCTGGACCGTGACGAACACCTGCGCATCGGGGTCACCGACAGCCACCCCCGCTTCCCCAAGCGCCTCCCGGCGGCGGTCCAGCAGGACAACGGTCGGGGGATGGTGATCATCCGCTGGCTCGCCGCGGAGTACGGCGGCAAGCTCAGAGTCAGGCCCACCCGGGAAGGCGGCAAGACCGTCTCGATCGAACTCCCGTGGACGGTGCCCGCGCAGCCGGTCACGGCGGCCGGGCAGCAGGAGCCGTGA
- a CDS encoding TetR/AcrR family transcriptional regulator translates to MARVSQAHLDARRRQILDGASICFARNGFHATSMQDVLKEADLSAGAVYRYFSGKEELIGAIVGEVLGQVHEGFEEAARSSPPPSPDVLVASVLTRVLAAKESLTVDGRPAFPRLVVQVWTETLRNDELAALLREGYGAVRETWTRITRAYQDAGVMRADVPPEHVARTMMATAMGFLAQQALFGPTPAEILGDGLRALMSVRDHDLVNLPETGSN, encoded by the coding sequence ATGGCCCGCGTATCCCAGGCACACCTCGACGCCCGCCGCCGTCAGATCCTCGACGGCGCCTCGATCTGCTTCGCCCGCAACGGTTTCCACGCCACGTCGATGCAGGACGTGCTGAAGGAGGCCGACCTGTCGGCCGGGGCGGTGTACCGCTACTTCAGCGGCAAGGAGGAGCTGATCGGCGCGATCGTGGGGGAAGTGCTGGGCCAGGTCCACGAGGGTTTCGAGGAGGCGGCCCGCAGCAGCCCGCCGCCGTCCCCGGACGTCCTGGTGGCGTCGGTGCTCACCCGTGTCCTCGCCGCCAAGGAGTCCCTGACCGTGGACGGCCGGCCGGCGTTCCCCCGGCTGGTCGTCCAGGTGTGGACCGAGACCCTCCGCAACGACGAGCTCGCGGCCCTCCTGCGCGAGGGCTACGGCGCCGTCCGTGAGACCTGGACGCGGATCACCCGGGCGTACCAGGACGCCGGGGTGATGCGGGCGGACGTCCCCCCGGAACACGTGGCCCGCACGATGATGGCGACCGCGATGGGTTTCCTCGCGCAGCAGGCGCTGTTCGGGCCGACGCCCGCCGAGATCCTGGGCGACGGTCTACGGGCGTTGATGAGCGTGCGGGATCATGACTTGGTTAACTTGCCTGAAACCGGATCCAACTAG
- a CDS encoding urease subunit gamma gives MQLTPHEQERLLIHVAADVAEKRRARGLRLNHPEAVALITSHILEGARDGRTVAELMVSGRELLTRDDVMEGIPEMIHDVQVEATFPDGTKLVTVHDPIV, from the coding sequence GTGCAACTGACCCCGCACGAGCAAGAGAGGCTGCTCATCCATGTGGCGGCCGACGTGGCGGAGAAGCGCAGGGCCCGCGGGCTCAGGCTCAACCACCCCGAGGCGGTCGCCCTCATCACGTCGCACATCCTCGAAGGGGCGCGTGACGGCCGTACCGTCGCCGAACTCATGGTCTCCGGGCGGGAGCTGCTCACCCGGGACGACGTCATGGAGGGCATCCCCGAGATGATCCACGACGTCCAGGTCGAGGCGACCTTCCCGGACGGCACGAAGCTCGTCACCGTCCACGACCCGATCGTCTGA
- the ureG gene encoding urease accessory protein UreG: MHLDHHHDGPAAVSADAHRADGTHRALRIGLGGPVGSGKTATVAALCRALRDELSLAVVTNDIYTREDAEFLLREAVLPPERITAVETGACPHTAIRDDISANLEAVEDLEDEVGPLDLILVESGGDNLTATFSKGLVDAQIFVIDVAGGDDIPRKGGPGVTTADLLIVNKTDLAPYVGSDLARMAADAKAQRAELPVVFQSLRGGTGVADVAAWVRAQLAAWTA; this comes from the coding sequence ATGCATCTGGACCATCACCACGACGGCCCCGCCGCAGTAAGCGCTGACGCTCATCGGGCCGACGGCACTCACCGGGCCCTGCGCATCGGTCTCGGCGGACCCGTCGGCTCCGGCAAGACCGCCACCGTCGCCGCCCTCTGCCGGGCCCTGCGCGACGAACTGTCCCTCGCCGTCGTCACCAACGACATCTACACCCGGGAGGACGCCGAGTTCCTGCTCAGGGAGGCCGTGCTGCCACCCGAGCGGATCACCGCCGTGGAGACGGGAGCCTGTCCGCACACCGCGATCCGGGACGACATCTCCGCCAACCTCGAAGCCGTCGAGGACCTGGAGGACGAGGTGGGGCCCCTGGATCTCATCCTCGTCGAGAGCGGGGGCGACAATCTCACCGCCACCTTCTCCAAGGGGCTGGTCGACGCCCAGATCTTCGTGATCGACGTTGCCGGGGGCGACGACATCCCGCGCAAGGGCGGTCCCGGTGTCACCACCGCCGACCTGCTCATCGTCAACAAGACCGACCTCGCGCCGTACGTCGGGTCCGACCTCGCGCGGATGGCCGCCGACGCCAAGGCCCAGCGTGCCGAACTGCCGGTCGTCTTCCAGTCGCTCAGGGGCGGGACCGGCGTCGCGGACGTCGCCGCCTGGGTGCGGGCGCAGCTCGCCGCGTGGACGGCGTGA
- a CDS encoding 8-amino-7-oxononanoate synthase has product MAFGWIDEQADARRRAGLVRTLRPRPADSPLLDLASNDYLGLARHPEVVAGAEAAARAWGGGATGSRLVTGTTELHTELERELAGFCGFEAALVFSSGYAANLAAVTALAPHGSLLVSDAGNHASLIDGCRLARGTTQVVAHADPEAVRKALGTHDGPAVAVSDTVFSVDGDAAPLAGLAEACREHGAGLVVDDAHGLGVLGDGGRGAPHAAGLAGADDVVVTVTLSKSLGSQGGAVLGPARVIEHLVNAARTFIFDTGLAPAAAGAALAALRLLGREPERATRAREVATALHARLTAAGLEAVRPDAAVVSVRAPSPEEAVRWAADCRAAGLFVGCFRPPSVPDGISRLRLTARADLSEAQIERAVRVIGGTRP; this is encoded by the coding sequence ATGGCGTTCGGCTGGATCGACGAACAGGCCGACGCGCGCCGCCGGGCCGGACTCGTACGGACCCTGCGGCCTCGTCCCGCCGACTCACCGCTCCTCGATCTCGCGAGCAACGACTACCTGGGCCTGGCCCGCCACCCCGAGGTCGTGGCGGGGGCCGAGGCGGCCGCGCGGGCCTGGGGCGGCGGCGCGACCGGCTCCCGGCTCGTCACCGGGACCACCGAACTGCACACCGAACTCGAACGCGAGCTGGCCGGCTTCTGCGGCTTCGAGGCCGCGCTGGTCTTCTCCTCCGGATACGCGGCCAACCTCGCCGCCGTGACCGCGCTCGCACCGCACGGCTCGCTCCTCGTCTCCGACGCGGGCAACCACGCCTCGCTCATCGACGGCTGCCGGCTGGCTCGCGGTACGACCCAGGTGGTCGCGCACGCCGATCCGGAGGCCGTCCGCAAGGCGCTCGGCACCCACGACGGGCCCGCCGTCGCCGTGTCCGACACGGTCTTCTCGGTCGACGGGGACGCGGCGCCCCTGGCCGGCCTCGCCGAGGCATGCCGGGAGCACGGCGCGGGCCTGGTCGTCGACGACGCCCATGGCCTGGGTGTGCTCGGCGACGGCGGCCGCGGTGCCCCGCACGCGGCGGGTCTCGCGGGCGCCGACGACGTGGTCGTCACGGTCACGCTGTCGAAGTCGCTCGGCAGCCAGGGCGGTGCCGTGCTCGGCCCCGCACGGGTGATCGAACACCTGGTCAACGCGGCACGGACGTTCATTTTCGACACAGGTCTGGCCCCCGCGGCGGCGGGAGCCGCCCTCGCGGCCCTGCGGCTGCTCGGCCGTGAGCCCGAGCGCGCCACGCGCGCGCGTGAGGTGGCCACCGCACTGCACGCACGCCTGACCGCCGCGGGTCTGGAAGCGGTACGTCCGGACGCCGCGGTGGTCTCGGTGCGCGCACCCTCCCCGGAGGAGGCCGTTCGGTGGGCGGCCGACTGCCGTGCCGCCGGGCTCTTCGTGGGCTGTTTCCGACCCCCTTCCGTACCGGACGGCATCTCACGACTCAGGCTGACCGCGCGCGCGGACCTCTCCGAGGCGCAGATCGAACGCGCTGTGCGTGTGATCGGCGGAACACGACCATGA
- a CDS encoding DUF6328 family protein — translation MADHRPCTARNETPLERADRNFGELLQELRVTRTGVQILFAFLLTLALTQRFPSLDTFQRATYVTTLLFAVLAAALFTAPAALHRSLFQRGAKARIVQVSSRLATVGMGVLVLAFTGSVLLVADVTTGRAGGVAAGTATLLVCPGLWWLLPRLVWRAGRAADHATQASHAAPRPPVREPVRPRATARPGVAPREPSPRLR, via the coding sequence ATGGCCGACCACCGCCCGTGCACCGCCCGCAACGAGACCCCGCTGGAGCGCGCCGACCGCAACTTCGGCGAGCTGCTCCAGGAACTGCGCGTCACCCGGACCGGGGTGCAGATCCTCTTCGCGTTCCTGCTGACCCTGGCCCTCACCCAGCGCTTCCCGTCGCTGGACACCTTCCAGCGCGCCACCTACGTCACCACCCTGCTGTTCGCGGTGCTCGCCGCGGCCCTCTTCACCGCGCCGGCCGCCCTGCACCGCTCGCTCTTCCAGCGGGGCGCCAAGGCCCGCATCGTGCAGGTCTCCTCCCGGCTCGCCACGGTCGGCATGGGCGTTCTGGTCCTCGCGTTCACCGGGTCGGTGCTGCTCGTCGCGGACGTGACGACCGGCCGGGCCGGCGGGGTGGCCGCGGGTACGGCGACCCTGCTGGTGTGTCCGGGCCTGTGGTGGCTGCTTCCCCGACTGGTGTGGCGGGCGGGGCGCGCCGCTGACCACGCCACGCAGGCATCCCATGCGGCGCCTCGGCCGCCGGTCCGCGAGCCGGTCAGGCCGCGAGCCACGGCTCGGCCGGGTGTGGCACCCCGGGAACCGTCGCCGCGCCTGCGGTGA
- a CDS encoding urease subunit beta, giving the protein MIPGEIFFADGPIAYNEGREVTRLTVLNAADRPVQVGSHYHFAETNPGLEFDRAAAHGRRLNIAAGTAVRFEPGIPVEVELVPLTGARVVPGLRGETGGALDA; this is encoded by the coding sequence ATGATTCCCGGAGAGATCTTCTTCGCCGACGGGCCGATCGCCTACAACGAGGGCCGCGAGGTCACCCGGCTGACCGTCCTCAACGCCGCCGACCGGCCCGTCCAGGTCGGCTCCCACTACCACTTCGCCGAGACCAACCCCGGCCTGGAGTTCGACCGTGCCGCGGCGCACGGCAGGCGGCTGAACATCGCCGCCGGCACCGCCGTGCGCTTCGAGCCCGGTATCCCGGTCGAGGTGGAACTCGTCCCGCTCACCGGCGCCCGCGTGGTGCCGGGTCTGCGCGGGGAGACCGGAGGTGCCCTCGATGCCTGA
- a CDS encoding type II toxin-antitoxin system Phd/YefM family antitoxin, whose protein sequence is MAYEIPVTQARAELADLINRVVYGGERVVVTRHGKPLVALVSAADLERLEKLQGSVEDQVVTSVSTVREVASAPREQQRFGIAAHHRGAGAP, encoded by the coding sequence ATGGCCTACGAGATTCCGGTGACGCAAGCCAGGGCTGAGCTCGCCGACCTGATCAACCGGGTGGTGTACGGCGGCGAGCGCGTCGTCGTCACACGACACGGAAAGCCGCTGGTCGCCCTGGTCTCCGCCGCCGACCTCGAACGGCTGGAGAAGCTGCAGGGGTCCGTCGAGGACCAGGTGGTCACTTCGGTCTCGACCGTGCGCGAGGTCGCGTCCGCTCCCCGCGAACAGCAGCGCTTCGGCATCGCGGCGCATCACCGGGGGGCCGGGGCCCCGTAG
- a CDS encoding ATP-dependent Clp protease proteolytic subunit, whose amino-acid sequence MTRPTARHVLPEFHERTGSGHRTTDPYSKLLEERIVFLGTRIDDTSANDLMAQFMYLEYQDPDRDIALYINSPGGSFSAMSAIYDTMQYVGCDVETTCLGQAGSSAAVLLAAGTPGKRSVLPGARVVIHQPALNEPVHGQASDLAVQADELLRVRARLEEMLVRHTGRSAEQVSADIERDRILDAQGALDHGLVDAIVPSRRSTRGTQGAR is encoded by the coding sequence ATGACCCGACCGACCGCGCGTCACGTCCTGCCCGAGTTCCATGAGCGCACCGGCTCCGGGCACAGGACGACGGATCCGTACTCGAAGCTCCTGGAGGAGCGGATCGTCTTCCTCGGGACGCGGATCGACGACACCTCGGCGAACGATCTGATGGCGCAGTTCATGTACCTCGAGTACCAGGACCCCGACCGGGACATCGCGCTGTACATCAACTCCCCCGGCGGCTCGTTCAGCGCGATGTCGGCGATCTACGACACGATGCAGTACGTCGGCTGCGACGTGGAGACGACGTGTCTCGGACAGGCCGGGTCCTCCGCGGCGGTGCTGCTGGCGGCGGGCACCCCGGGCAAGCGCTCCGTGCTGCCGGGCGCGCGGGTGGTGATCCACCAGCCGGCACTGAACGAACCGGTGCACGGGCAGGCCAGTGACCTTGCCGTCCAGGCCGACGAACTGCTCCGCGTGCGGGCCCGCCTGGAGGAGATGCTCGTCCGGCACACCGGGCGCAGCGCCGAGCAGGTGAGCGCGGACATCGAGCGGGACAGGATCCTGGACGCGCAGGGCGCGCTGGACCACGGCCTGGTGGACGCGATCGTCCCGAGCCGCAGGTCCACGCGCGGCACGCAAGGCGCGAGGTGA
- a CDS encoding DUF397 domain-containing protein, whose protein sequence is MSALPRNVSASTELPEVRWLRSSYSTGANNCVETARPSAGPWAGLLAVRDSKDPDGPALLFSPESWAGFTAAF, encoded by the coding sequence ATGTCAGCACTGCCTCGGAACGTATCTGCCAGTACGGAACTGCCCGAAGTGCGCTGGCTGCGCAGCAGCTACAGCACCGGAGCGAACAACTGCGTCGAGACCGCGAGGCCGTCGGCCGGGCCATGGGCCGGGCTGCTCGCCGTACGAGACTCCAAGGACCCGGACGGACCCGCGCTGCTCTTCTCCCCCGAGAGCTGGGCGGGCTTCACAGCCGCGTTCTGA
- a CDS encoding C40 family peptidase, producing the protein MSALNRVPSLMVRAGTASALTLAAVGGSVVIPGFAADAAAATPATKALKVAASKKGSPYRYGATGPSRFDCSGLTMYSFKKVGKKLPRTAAQQYNKTRHISAGSRKAGDLVFFHSGSNVYHVGLYAGKGKIWHAPKTGDVVRLQKIWTKSVWYGRVK; encoded by the coding sequence ATGTCTGCGCTCAATCGTGTCCCGTCGCTGATGGTCCGAGCCGGTACGGCTTCGGCACTGACACTCGCCGCTGTGGGCGGCTCTGTCGTGATCCCGGGCTTCGCCGCCGACGCCGCGGCCGCCACGCCGGCGACGAAGGCACTCAAGGTCGCGGCCTCCAAGAAGGGCTCGCCGTACAGGTACGGCGCCACGGGGCCATCGCGTTTCGACTGCTCAGGGCTCACGATGTACTCGTTCAAGAAGGTGGGCAAGAAGCTCCCGCGCACGGCGGCCCAGCAGTACAACAAGACCCGGCACATCTCCGCGGGCAGCCGCAAGGCCGGTGACCTGGTGTTCTTCCACTCAGGTTCGAACGTCTACCACGTCGGTCTCTACGCCGGGAAGGGGAAGATCTGGCACGCCCCCAAGACCGGGGACGTGGTGAGGCTGCAGAAGATCTGGACGAAGAGCGTCTGGTACGGCCGGGTCAAGTAA